A stretch of DNA from Veillonellales bacterium:
TTTCTTTTCAATCTGACTATTCACATCAGCCTCTCTTTTGTAATCGTTGAGCATTTGCTGATCTTTGGTAATAAAATATCCCTGAATATTGGCTATTTCGTCACCAGCGTTGTTGTTGATCTGATTTGTCTGGAGCAGACGCGGCAACTCATTGCTGGAATTTGTAACTAATTTTTCTACATCATTTACTTTCCAGATGGTATATGCAAAGCCCAATGAGGTTACCAGCACAACTAACAAAAAATAAGCCACCATCTTCGTCGTCAAATTCATTTTCATGTTCTACCTGCCTCTGTATTTTGAGAAGCAGGTTCACCTCCCCTGTCTGTAAGATAATTATTAGTTTTTATAAGTGCTTTTGACTGCAAAATTAGCGATATCTACTCCTCCTTATTATTCCCTGCTCTCATAGACGATCATAATATTATGGGACACCTCCTAATTAGACCTTTCTTTTGTCATTCACAAGATATAAAGGACAAAATCTTTGTGAAGCCATAAGAACAACCAAAACATTTATAATGATTGAAGGTTTGATTTATCTAGATATTTATCTATAACACATCAAGTATATGTGCCGATTTTATCAATTAAAAAAGTATCGACCAACAAAGGATCGAAAGCAGTGCCTCTTCCGTCCCATATAACTTTTAATGCGTTCTCTTGCGACATTGCTATGCGATAACATCGATCTGAAGTAATTGCATCATATACATCTGAAATTGCTAATATTCGTGAAATTAATGGAATAGTTTCACCTGATTTTCTTGTAGGATAACCGGTGCCATTAAATTTTTCGTGATGATAAAGAACAGCGTTTGCTATATCTTTTAGCTGATCTAAATTATTTAAAATTTGATAACCATATTCCGAAT
This window harbors:
- a CDS encoding HD-GYP domain-containing protein; this translates as MLIASSSQTKPEIINYFLELISKYDPYTATHSLNVKKLSVELATRLNLSPKMINDISTAALLHDIGKMKISKNILTKSGKLSTFEYEIIKQHSEYGYQILNNLDQLKDIANAVLYHHEKFNGTGYPTRKSGETIPLISRILAISDVYDAITSDRCYRIAMSQENALKVIWDGRGTAFDPLLVDTFLIDKIGTYT